From Hirundo rustica isolate bHirRus1 chromosome 1, bHirRus1.pri.v3, whole genome shotgun sequence, a single genomic window includes:
- the UPP1 gene encoding uridine phosphorylase 1 isoform X2, with translation MKEDILYHFALGTGTHDFPTLFGDVKFVCVGGSPSRMKAFIAYIAEELGLGSPGCDYPNICAGTDRYAMYKVGPVLSVSHGMGIPSISIMLHELIKLLYHAKCSDITIIRIGTSGGIGLEPGSVVITRQSVDATFKPQLEQVVLGKTVIRSTNLDEQLAKELMQCSKEIGQFNTVIGNTMCTLDFYEGQGRLDGAICLYDEEEKLQYLKNAYESGVRNIEMESSVFAAMCNLSGVKAAVVCVTLLNRLEGDQISSSHDVLVEYQQRPQKLVGYFIKKSLGKV, from the exons atgaaagaagacaTCCTGTACCATTTTGCTCTTGGGACTGGTACCCATGATTTTCCAACATTGTTTGGGGATGTAAAG TTTGTGTGTGTTGGAGGGAGTCCTTCCCGGATGAAAGCTTTTATCGCCTACATAGCGGAGGAGCTGGGGCTCGGGAGCCCTGGGTGTGACTACCCCAACATCTGCGCGGGCACCGACCGCTACGCAATGTACAAAGTGGGGCCTGTTTTATCCGTCAGT catgGTATGGGTATTCCTTCTATTTCAATCATGTTGCATGAGCTGATCAAACTGTTGTATCATGCCAAGTGTTCCGACATAACCATCATTCGTATCGGCACCTCTGGTGGAATAG GTCTGGAGCCAGGCTCAGTGGTTATAACTAGGCAGTCTGTAGATGCCACCTTCAAACCTCAGTTGGAACAGGTTGTTCTAGGAAAGACAGTAATTCGCAGCACTAACCTGGATGAACAGCTGGCTAAGGAGCTGATGCAGTGCAGTAAAGAAATCGGTCAATTCAATACAGTCATTGGAAACACCATGTGCACTTTGGATTTCTATGAAG GACAGGGCAGGTTGGATGGTGCAATCTGCTTATatgatgaagaagaaaaattgcaaTATTTGAAGAATGCATATGAGTCTGGTGTCAGAAACATTGAAATGGAGTCTTCTGTATTTGCTGCAATGTGTAATCTCAGCGGTGTCAAAG CTGCTGTAGTGTGTGTCACTCTTCTGAATCGGCTCGAAGGGGATCAGATCAGCAGCTCACATGATGTCCTTGTGGAGTACCAGCAGAGGCCACAGAAGTTAGTGGGCTATTTCATTAAGAAAAGTCTTGGGAAAGTATGA
- the C1H7orf57 gene encoding uncharacterized protein C7orf57 homolog isoform X5 — protein MPLKQLEKSPLPSQIPGLSDLSRAPHEMPRSGCHGRRIKENDSAYLRLAKQGGRPDLLKHYTPVAMKSPPAAYAAPDWYSHCANPTGIDKPWSCVSSLPDYMVHREFMADDHPGNSYETRRGPFDFDTKSVWQREAEDKESAEKKKVKLPPISPKYPSRMPPVSTNKEFSGANKLSFPPMPAQRKSEAVNFSKLISNGYGTDWFQQCTGWEKTIEETSENSECSEDSEQSESPPASNELKPPFQRCNK, from the exons ATGCCACTGAAACAACTAGAGAAGAGCCCTCTTCCCTCCCAGATTCCGGGTCTCAGTGACCTTTCAAGAGCTCCCCATGAGATGCCACGATCTGGGTGCCACGGGAGGCGGATCAAAGAGAATGATTCAGCCTACCTGAGGCTGGCAAAGCAAGGAGGCCGACCTG acCTACTGAAGCACTACACCCCTGTGGCAATGAAGTCCCCTCCAGCAGCGTATGCTGCACCTGACTGGTACTCACACTGCGCCAATCCTACAGGGATTGACAAGCCATG GAGCTGTGTTTCTTCTCTGCCGGATTATATGGTTCACAGAGAATTTATGGCTGATGACCATCCAGGTAACAGTTATGAGACAAGAAGAGGGCCTTTTGACTTTGATACAAAAAGTGTTTGGCAGCGGGAAGCTGAGGACAAAGAaagtgcagagaaaaagaag GTAAAGCTCCCACCTATAAGCCCTAAATATCCAAGCAGAATGCCACCTGTTTCTACAAACAAGGAATTTAGTGGAGCAAATAAGCTTTCCTTCCCACCCAT GCCTGCTCAGAGAAAAAGTGAAGCAGTAAATTTTAGCAAATTAATAAGCAACGGTTATGGGACTGACTGGTTTCAGCAGTGTACTGGATGGGAAAAAACGATTGaagaaacatcagaaaataGTGAGTGCTCTGAAG ATTCAGAACAATCTGAATCACCACCAGCAAGCAATGAGTTAAAGCCACCATTTCAGCGATGCAATAAGTAA
- the C1H7orf57 gene encoding uncharacterized protein C7orf57 homolog isoform X3: protein MPLKQLEKSPLPSQIPGLSDLSRAPHEMPRSGCHGRRIKENDSAYLRLAKQGGRPDLLKHYTPVAMKSPPAAYAAPDWYSHCANPTGIDKPWTCIPRANKRQIFAFRSCVSSLPDYMVHREFMADDHPGNSYETRRGPFDFDTKSVWQREAEDKESAEKKKISLIQVKLPPISPKYPSRMPPVSTNKEFSGANKLSFPPMPAQRKSEAVNFSKLISNGYGTDWFQQCTGWEKTIEETSENNSEQSESPPASNELKPPFQRCNK, encoded by the exons ATGCCACTGAAACAACTAGAGAAGAGCCCTCTTCCCTCCCAGATTCCGGGTCTCAGTGACCTTTCAAGAGCTCCCCATGAGATGCCACGATCTGGGTGCCACGGGAGGCGGATCAAAGAGAATGATTCAGCCTACCTGAGGCTGGCAAAGCAAGGAGGCCGACCTG acCTACTGAAGCACTACACCCCTGTGGCAATGAAGTCCCCTCCAGCAGCGTATGCTGCACCTGACTGGTACTCACACTGCGCCAATCCTACAGGGATTGACAAGCCATG GACTTGTATACCTCGTGCAAACAAGCGTCAAATCTTTGCCTTCAGGAGCTGTGTTTCTTCTCTGCCGGATTATATGGTTCACAGAGAATTTATGGCTGATGACCATCCAGGTAACAGTTATGAGACAAGAAGAGGGCCTTTTGACTTTGATACAAAAAGTGTTTGGCAGCGGGAAGCTGAGGACAAAGAaagtgcagagaaaaagaag ATTTCTCTAATACAGGTAAAGCTCCCACCTATAAGCCCTAAATATCCAAGCAGAATGCCACCTGTTTCTACAAACAAGGAATTTAGTGGAGCAAATAAGCTTTCCTTCCCACCCAT GCCTGCTCAGAGAAAAAGTGAAGCAGTAAATTTTAGCAAATTAATAAGCAACGGTTATGGGACTGACTGGTTTCAGCAGTGTACTGGATGGGAAAAAACGATTGaagaaacatcagaaaata ATTCAGAACAATCTGAATCACCACCAGCAAGCAATGAGTTAAAGCCACCATTTCAGCGATGCAATAAGTAA
- the C1H7orf57 gene encoding uncharacterized protein C7orf57 homolog isoform X2, with protein sequence MPLKQLEKSPLPSQIPGLSDLSRAPHEMPRSGCHGRRIKENDSAYLRLAKQGGRPDLLKHYTPVAMKSPPAAYAAPDWYSHCANPTGIDKPWTCIPRANKRQIFAFRSCVSSLPDYMVHREFMADDHPGNSYETRRGPFDFDTKSVWQREAEDKESAEKKKVKLPPISPKYPSRMPPVSTNKEFSGANKLSFPPMPAQRKSEAVNFSKLISNGYGTDWFQQCTGWEKTIEETSENSECSEDSEQSESPPASNELKPPFQRCNK encoded by the exons ATGCCACTGAAACAACTAGAGAAGAGCCCTCTTCCCTCCCAGATTCCGGGTCTCAGTGACCTTTCAAGAGCTCCCCATGAGATGCCACGATCTGGGTGCCACGGGAGGCGGATCAAAGAGAATGATTCAGCCTACCTGAGGCTGGCAAAGCAAGGAGGCCGACCTG acCTACTGAAGCACTACACCCCTGTGGCAATGAAGTCCCCTCCAGCAGCGTATGCTGCACCTGACTGGTACTCACACTGCGCCAATCCTACAGGGATTGACAAGCCATG GACTTGTATACCTCGTGCAAACAAGCGTCAAATCTTTGCCTTCAGGAGCTGTGTTTCTTCTCTGCCGGATTATATGGTTCACAGAGAATTTATGGCTGATGACCATCCAGGTAACAGTTATGAGACAAGAAGAGGGCCTTTTGACTTTGATACAAAAAGTGTTTGGCAGCGGGAAGCTGAGGACAAAGAaagtgcagagaaaaagaag GTAAAGCTCCCACCTATAAGCCCTAAATATCCAAGCAGAATGCCACCTGTTTCTACAAACAAGGAATTTAGTGGAGCAAATAAGCTTTCCTTCCCACCCAT GCCTGCTCAGAGAAAAAGTGAAGCAGTAAATTTTAGCAAATTAATAAGCAACGGTTATGGGACTGACTGGTTTCAGCAGTGTACTGGATGGGAAAAAACGATTGaagaaacatcagaaaataGTGAGTGCTCTGAAG ATTCAGAACAATCTGAATCACCACCAGCAAGCAATGAGTTAAAGCCACCATTTCAGCGATGCAATAAGTAA
- the C1H7orf57 gene encoding uncharacterized protein C7orf57 homolog isoform X1, with protein MPLKQLEKSPLPSQIPGLSDLSRAPHEMPRSGCHGRRIKENDSAYLRLAKQGGRPDLLKHYTPVAMKSPPAAYAAPDWYSHCANPTGIDKPWTCIPRANKRQIFAFRSCVSSLPDYMVHREFMADDHPGNSYETRRGPFDFDTKSVWQREAEDKESAEKKKISLIQVKLPPISPKYPSRMPPVSTNKEFSGANKLSFPPMPAQRKSEAVNFSKLISNGYGTDWFQQCTGWEKTIEETSENSECSEDSEQSESPPASNELKPPFQRCNK; from the exons ATGCCACTGAAACAACTAGAGAAGAGCCCTCTTCCCTCCCAGATTCCGGGTCTCAGTGACCTTTCAAGAGCTCCCCATGAGATGCCACGATCTGGGTGCCACGGGAGGCGGATCAAAGAGAATGATTCAGCCTACCTGAGGCTGGCAAAGCAAGGAGGCCGACCTG acCTACTGAAGCACTACACCCCTGTGGCAATGAAGTCCCCTCCAGCAGCGTATGCTGCACCTGACTGGTACTCACACTGCGCCAATCCTACAGGGATTGACAAGCCATG GACTTGTATACCTCGTGCAAACAAGCGTCAAATCTTTGCCTTCAGGAGCTGTGTTTCTTCTCTGCCGGATTATATGGTTCACAGAGAATTTATGGCTGATGACCATCCAGGTAACAGTTATGAGACAAGAAGAGGGCCTTTTGACTTTGATACAAAAAGTGTTTGGCAGCGGGAAGCTGAGGACAAAGAaagtgcagagaaaaagaag ATTTCTCTAATACAGGTAAAGCTCCCACCTATAAGCCCTAAATATCCAAGCAGAATGCCACCTGTTTCTACAAACAAGGAATTTAGTGGAGCAAATAAGCTTTCCTTCCCACCCAT GCCTGCTCAGAGAAAAAGTGAAGCAGTAAATTTTAGCAAATTAATAAGCAACGGTTATGGGACTGACTGGTTTCAGCAGTGTACTGGATGGGAAAAAACGATTGaagaaacatcagaaaataGTGAGTGCTCTGAAG ATTCAGAACAATCTGAATCACCACCAGCAAGCAATGAGTTAAAGCCACCATTTCAGCGATGCAATAAGTAA
- the C1H7orf57 gene encoding uncharacterized protein C7orf57 homolog isoform X4, with the protein MPLKQLEKSPLPSQIPGLSDLSRAPHEMPRSGCHGRRIKENDSAYLRLAKQGGRPDLLKHYTPVAMKSPPAAYAAPDWYSHCANPTGIDKPWSCVSSLPDYMVHREFMADDHPGNSYETRRGPFDFDTKSVWQREAEDKESAEKKKISLIQVKLPPISPKYPSRMPPVSTNKEFSGANKLSFPPMPAQRKSEAVNFSKLISNGYGTDWFQQCTGWEKTIEETSENSECSEDSEQSESPPASNELKPPFQRCNK; encoded by the exons ATGCCACTGAAACAACTAGAGAAGAGCCCTCTTCCCTCCCAGATTCCGGGTCTCAGTGACCTTTCAAGAGCTCCCCATGAGATGCCACGATCTGGGTGCCACGGGAGGCGGATCAAAGAGAATGATTCAGCCTACCTGAGGCTGGCAAAGCAAGGAGGCCGACCTG acCTACTGAAGCACTACACCCCTGTGGCAATGAAGTCCCCTCCAGCAGCGTATGCTGCACCTGACTGGTACTCACACTGCGCCAATCCTACAGGGATTGACAAGCCATG GAGCTGTGTTTCTTCTCTGCCGGATTATATGGTTCACAGAGAATTTATGGCTGATGACCATCCAGGTAACAGTTATGAGACAAGAAGAGGGCCTTTTGACTTTGATACAAAAAGTGTTTGGCAGCGGGAAGCTGAGGACAAAGAaagtgcagagaaaaagaag ATTTCTCTAATACAGGTAAAGCTCCCACCTATAAGCCCTAAATATCCAAGCAGAATGCCACCTGTTTCTACAAACAAGGAATTTAGTGGAGCAAATAAGCTTTCCTTCCCACCCAT GCCTGCTCAGAGAAAAAGTGAAGCAGTAAATTTTAGCAAATTAATAAGCAACGGTTATGGGACTGACTGGTTTCAGCAGTGTACTGGATGGGAAAAAACGATTGaagaaacatcagaaaataGTGAGTGCTCTGAAG ATTCAGAACAATCTGAATCACCACCAGCAAGCAATGAGTTAAAGCCACCATTTCAGCGATGCAATAAGTAA
- the UPP1 gene encoding uridine phosphorylase 1 isoform X1, translating to MAPGSSKEKKTDDGQASKENFIHLCNPHLEKMKEDILYHFALGTGTHDFPTLFGDVKFVCVGGSPSRMKAFIAYIAEELGLGSPGCDYPNICAGTDRYAMYKVGPVLSVSHGMGIPSISIMLHELIKLLYHAKCSDITIIRIGTSGGIGLEPGSVVITRQSVDATFKPQLEQVVLGKTVIRSTNLDEQLAKELMQCSKEIGQFNTVIGNTMCTLDFYEGQGRLDGAICLYDEEEKLQYLKNAYESGVRNIEMESSVFAAMCNLSGVKAAVVCVTLLNRLEGDQISSSHDVLVEYQQRPQKLVGYFIKKSLGKV from the exons ATGGCTCCTGGTtcctcaaaagagaagaaaactgatGATGGACAGGCTTCAAA AGAGAATTTTATTCATCTCTGCAACCCTCAcctggagaaaatgaaagaagacaTCCTGTACCATTTTGCTCTTGGGACTGGTACCCATGATTTTCCAACATTGTTTGGGGATGTAAAG TTTGTGTGTGTTGGAGGGAGTCCTTCCCGGATGAAAGCTTTTATCGCCTACATAGCGGAGGAGCTGGGGCTCGGGAGCCCTGGGTGTGACTACCCCAACATCTGCGCGGGCACCGACCGCTACGCAATGTACAAAGTGGGGCCTGTTTTATCCGTCAGT catgGTATGGGTATTCCTTCTATTTCAATCATGTTGCATGAGCTGATCAAACTGTTGTATCATGCCAAGTGTTCCGACATAACCATCATTCGTATCGGCACCTCTGGTGGAATAG GTCTGGAGCCAGGCTCAGTGGTTATAACTAGGCAGTCTGTAGATGCCACCTTCAAACCTCAGTTGGAACAGGTTGTTCTAGGAAAGACAGTAATTCGCAGCACTAACCTGGATGAACAGCTGGCTAAGGAGCTGATGCAGTGCAGTAAAGAAATCGGTCAATTCAATACAGTCATTGGAAACACCATGTGCACTTTGGATTTCTATGAAG GACAGGGCAGGTTGGATGGTGCAATCTGCTTATatgatgaagaagaaaaattgcaaTATTTGAAGAATGCATATGAGTCTGGTGTCAGAAACATTGAAATGGAGTCTTCTGTATTTGCTGCAATGTGTAATCTCAGCGGTGTCAAAG CTGCTGTAGTGTGTGTCACTCTTCTGAATCGGCTCGAAGGGGATCAGATCAGCAGCTCACATGATGTCCTTGTGGAGTACCAGCAGAGGCCACAGAAGTTAGTGGGCTATTTCATTAAGAAAAGTCTTGGGAAAGTATGA